One region of Mycobacterium riyadhense genomic DNA includes:
- a CDS encoding class I SAM-dependent methyltransferase has protein sequence MDNLPLTSDEPTQLLKEAMTRQLYHRSVVTGEITIPAVPGMIDEYVKMCDDLFATVGRKFSDEELAHVRKVLEGQLAEAFARSPRSSIVITYNAPVGGTLHYQVNARWWTLAEAYENWISTRQPPLFGTEPDARIWALANEAADPTTHPVLEIGAGTGRNALPLARRGHPVDVVEMTPKFAEMIRTEAQRESLNVRVIVRDVFASTDGLGRDYQLIALSEVVPDFRTTQQLRNLLELAAVRLAPGGRIVFSVFLAAHGYTPDQSAREFGQQVYTGFFTRHEMAAAANGLPLELIADDSVYEYEKANLPEGAWPPTSWYAGWVSGTDLFPVERETSPVELRWLVFQKTH, from the coding sequence GTGGACAATCTTCCGCTCACCTCCGACGAACCGACACAGCTGCTGAAAGAAGCAATGACCCGGCAGCTCTACCACCGATCGGTAGTCACGGGTGAAATCACGATACCGGCGGTCCCGGGCATGATCGATGAGTACGTGAAGATGTGCGACGACCTGTTTGCGACGGTGGGCAGGAAGTTTTCCGACGAGGAACTTGCTCACGTCCGGAAGGTGCTCGAAGGCCAGCTGGCCGAGGCTTTTGCCCGATCCCCGCGGTCGAGCATCGTCATCACCTATAACGCGCCCGTCGGCGGGACCTTGCACTATCAGGTCAATGCCCGCTGGTGGACCTTGGCCGAGGCCTACGAGAACTGGATCAGCACCCGTCAGCCGCCGCTATTCGGTACCGAACCCGACGCTCGCATCTGGGCGCTGGCCAACGAGGCGGCCGACCCCACAACCCATCCGGTGCTCGAAATCGGGGCAGGAACCGGGCGCAACGCCCTTCCCTTAGCGCGACGCGGACACCCGGTCGACGTGGTGGAGATGACCCCGAAGTTCGCCGAGATGATCCGCACCGAGGCCCAACGGGAATCCCTCAACGTGCGCGTCATCGTGCGCGATGTCTTCGCAAGCACGGATGGTCTAGGTCGCGATTATCAGTTAATAGCGCTTTCCGAGGTGGTGCCCGATTTCCGGACGACGCAGCAGTTGCGTAATCTGCTTGAGCTCGCCGCCGTTCGTCTCGCTCCTGGTGGACGCATTGTCTTTAGCGTCTTCCTGGCAGCCCACGGCTACACGCCCGACCAGAGCGCACGCGAGTTCGGGCAACAGGTGTACACGGGATTCTTCACGCGCCACGAGATGGCGGCTGCTGCCAACGGACTACCGCTAGAGCTCATCGCCGATGACTCGGTCTATGAATACGAGAAAGCGAATCTGCCCGAAGGCGCCTGGCCGCCCACCAGCTGGTATGCCGGTTGGGTCAGTGGCACCGACCTGTTCCCCGTCGAGCGTGAGACGAGCCCGGTCGAGTTGCGCTGGCTGGTGTTCCAGAAGACTCACTGA
- a CDS encoding vWA domain-containing protein: MASRRIRPTRPLAPHGLPGHLVGFVEALRGSGISVGPSETVDAGRVMATLGLGDREVLREGIACAVLRRPDHRDTYDAMFDLWFPAALGARAVVLNDDTAGDPDALALPPDDVEAMRQMLLDLLTDNPELADMDERLVAMIARIVEAYGKYSSSRGPSFSSYQALKAMALDELEGKLLAGLLAPYGDEPTPAQEQIAKALAAQKITQLRKMVDAETKRRTAEQLGREHVQMYGIPQLSENVEFLRASGEQLRQMRRVVAPLARTLATRLAARRRRARAGSIDLRKTLRKSMSTGGVPIDVVLNKPRPARPELVVLCDVSGSVAGFSHFTLLLVHALRQQFSRVRVFAFIDTTDEVTHMFGPEADLAVAIQRITREAGVYNRDGHSDYGNAFVSFVQAFPNVLSPRSSLLVLGDGRTNYRNPAVDVLDDMVMAARHAHWLNPEPKHLWGSGDSAVPRYQEVITMHECRSAKQLAAVIDQLLPV; encoded by the coding sequence ATGGCCTCCCGACGGATCCGTCCTACCCGGCCGCTCGCCCCGCACGGGCTGCCCGGTCACTTGGTCGGGTTCGTGGAAGCGCTTCGCGGAAGCGGGATTTCGGTGGGCCCATCCGAGACGGTGGACGCCGGGCGGGTGATGGCCACACTGGGCTTGGGCGATCGTGAGGTGCTGCGCGAGGGCATCGCCTGCGCGGTGCTGCGCAGACCGGACCACCGTGACACCTACGACGCCATGTTCGACCTGTGGTTTCCCGCCGCATTGGGCGCACGGGCGGTGGTTTTGAACGACGATACCGCCGGTGACCCCGATGCTCTTGCTCTGCCACCCGACGACGTCGAGGCGATGCGGCAGATGCTGCTCGATCTGCTGACCGACAACCCGGAGCTGGCCGACATGGATGAGCGGCTGGTCGCGATGATCGCGCGGATCGTGGAGGCCTACGGCAAATACAGTTCCAGCCGCGGCCCGTCTTTCTCGTCCTATCAAGCACTCAAGGCGATGGCGCTGGATGAGCTGGAGGGCAAGCTGCTGGCTGGGCTGCTCGCCCCGTATGGCGACGAGCCCACGCCGGCTCAAGAGCAGATCGCCAAAGCTCTTGCTGCACAAAAGATTACGCAGTTGCGCAAAATGGTCGACGCCGAGACCAAGCGGCGTACCGCCGAGCAGCTCGGCCGCGAGCACGTTCAGATGTACGGCATCCCACAGCTTTCCGAGAACGTCGAATTCCTACGAGCATCCGGTGAGCAACTACGCCAGATGCGACGGGTGGTCGCCCCGCTGGCCCGCACCCTTGCGACCCGGCTGGCGGCCCGTCGCCGCCGCGCCCGCGCCGGGTCGATCGACCTACGCAAGACACTGCGCAAGTCGATGTCCACCGGCGGCGTGCCGATCGACGTCGTGCTGAACAAACCGCGACCGGCGCGCCCGGAACTGGTGGTGCTGTGCGACGTTTCGGGATCGGTCGCTGGGTTCAGCCACTTCACCCTGCTGTTGGTACATGCTCTGCGCCAACAGTTTTCGCGCGTTCGCGTGTTCGCCTTCATCGACACCACCGACGAGGTGACCCACATGTTCGGGCCCGAGGCCGACCTAGCGGTGGCGATCCAGCGCATCACCCGGGAGGCCGGCGTATACAACCGGGACGGGCATTCCGACTACGGCAACGCGTTCGTCTCATTCGTGCAGGCATTCCCGAATGTGCTGTCACCGCGCAGCTCATTGCTGGTTCTCGGCGACGGCCGGACCAACTATCGCAACCCGGCCGTCGACGTGCTAGATGACATGGTGATGGCCGCTCGGCACGCGCACTGGCTCAACCCCGAGCCCAAACACCTGTGGGGCAGCGGCGATTCCGCGGTGCCGCGCTACCAAGAGGTGATCACCATGCACGAATGCCGGTCCGCCAAACAATTGGCGGCAGTGATCGACCAACTGTTGCCGGTCTGA